In Fusarium oxysporum f. sp. lycopersici 4287 chromosome 12, whole genome shotgun sequence, one DNA window encodes the following:
- a CDS encoding hypothetical protein (At least one base has a quality score < 10): MPSSADKILNKHVQNVEVIERIHRTASKISIKLTFENDTDDGASSVCVKGGFNTDNRESLPFLYAIYRLEAEFYYYLAPRLKIPLPPVSYAGTDTVNGHGIVVMNDLKAQGYTFGSPLETWPVERARMSAEQLATLHASTWGDTGEGIPSVSKTVSIRDAVVGLVAPEEWDKRFAPGARRPVPKFMEDRERMTAAFQGSLGIRLQNEVHRFMGDAHIGNTVHITHWKNWLLLIGLVISAAFSLWLDVLTSLAGPMLNSRSPALHEKRSLAVLPQGR, from the exons ATGCCTTCAAGTGCAGACAAA attctcaacaagcatgTCCAAAATGTTGAAGTCATCGAGAGGATCCATCGAACGGCATCCAAAATCTCAATCAAATTAACGTTCGAGAATGATACCGATGACGGTGCCAGTAGTGTTTGCGTCAAAGGCGGTTTCAATACCGACAATCGAGAGTCTCTGCCTTTCCTCTACGCCATTTACCGGCTTGAAGCTGAGTTCTACTACTACCTTGCCCCAAGGCTCAAGATCCCTCTTCCACCGGTATCGTATGCTGGCACAGATACTGTGAATGGACATGGCATTGTTGTAATGAACGATCTCAAAGCTCAGGGCTACACATTTGGTAGCCCCCTTGAGACATGGCCAGTTGAGAGGGCGAGGATGAGTGCCGAGCAGTTAGCTACCCTCCATGCCAGCACCTGGGGAGATACAGGTGAAGGGATTCCCTCTGTGAGCAAAACTGTTTCAATCAGAGATGCAGTCGTGGGATTGGTGGCGCCAGAAGAATGGGACAAACGATTTGCTCCAGGTGCGAGACGTCCAGTTCCTAAGTTTATGGAGGATCGGGAGCGCATGACGGCGGCATTTCAAGGCTCTTTGGGCATCAGACTCCAAAATGAAGTGCATCGGTTCATGGGCGATGCACATATCGGAAACACGGTTCATATCACTCACTGGAAGAACTGGCTTCTCTTGATTGGGCTGGTCATTTCTGCTGCTTTCAGCCTTTGGCTGGATGTGCTTACTTCATTGGCGGGCCCAATGTTAAATTCAAGATCGCCCGCGCTCCATGAAAAAAGATCTCTTGCAGTCTTACCTCAGGGGCGCTGA
- a CDS encoding hypothetical protein (At least one base has a quality score < 10) yields MSSFQKIQSDIHASQTQLPHSIHAIAKHIPRLSELSWFGCNDELSEPSISAECITDILANNFNQMHQQIEDLQGTINDLLDENKALKVQMSTKIEESISLLQKICKMNIDIHISLNEKRAMADEVDKLRAQIAGRPPGMLETTQRGIIISKLLSRSESIYENYNAIQEEGLPNSKIENAASDVKSPLDSILSADEARRLFHSFQDWFDEQDLDSISLRRCSICHKMRFEQATPNISYPLVDEFSTSLRRPITCRTSVCLVCHLESVLKSIQGLPETWWEMSGSTVLIQCPCGACSADIPIHDRGTLQRLLRLTKVQGADEKLRIYDTAQHLVSVLDSLDPQPTLEARQVAKRLHQHLTSNGIMKPLRDLAISELHTLGEGVSHDVNSSLVQLLELNGTDEVLRVPIFTQLLQREQSPVECSICTEPVYDLIGEALSKWDTICSDYDGDWKWKVLPFPLKLEQRCSHTVDFCTECLENYIEAQLDQHGRAGCHLLTCPSSDCGRRLEYDEVKLYARQETFSKYDEYLKLEALSKLPSFRWCLAENCSYGQIHDLIESNHVSCEECGYEMCFEHQMKWHNDLTCEEFDSMEENGDPRFRETRDWVNANTKQCPSCGVNTQKGPGCFHMTCTLCRHEFCWECLASWSDIMPRSGQYNQSAHRDGCYFRSSNRQPTQVTGEHVPIR; encoded by the exons ATGTCATCCTTCCAAAAGATTCAATCAGACATTCATGCTAGTCAAACTCAGCTGCCGCATTCTATCCATGCCATTGCCAAGCACATCCCGAGGCTCTCGGAGCTTTCTTGGTTTGGGTGCAATGATGAACTCTCGGAACCAAGTATATCTGCAGAGTGCATAACTGATATTCTTGCCAACAATTTCAATCAAATGCATCAGCAAATCGAAGACTTGCAAGGCACGATAAACGATCTTTTAGACGAAAACAAGGCCCTAAAGGTTCAGATGTCGACAAAGATTGAAGAATCAATATCCCTGCTACAGAAAATCTGCAAAATGAATATTGATATACATATAAGTCTCAACGAAAAAAGGGCAATGGCAGATGAAGTTGACAAGCTGCGAGCGCAGATTGCCGGGCGTCCGCCAGGAATGCTTGAAACAACACAAAGaggcatcatcatcagcaaacTACTATCTAGATCAGAGTCTATCTACGAGAATTACAACGCAATCCAAGAGGAGGGATTACCTAATTCCAAAATTGAGAATGCTGCGTCTGATGTAAAGAGTCCTTTGGACAGTATCCTCAGTGCTGATGAGGCTCGAAGGCTGTTTCATTCCTTTCAAGATTGGTTTGACGAGCAAGATCTGGATTCAATATCATTGCGCCGTTGCTCAATTTGTCACAAGATGAGGTTCGAACAAGCCACGCCCAATATTTCATACCCTTTAGTCGACGAATTTTCCACAAGTCTCCGACGGCCTATCACCTGTAGGACTTCTGTCTGCTTGGTCTGCCATCTTGAATCTGTTCTCAAGTCTATACAGGGGCTACCTGAGACTTGGTGGGAAATGTCTGGGTCAACAGTTCTGATACAATGTCCGTGCGGTGCCTGTTCGGCTGATATCCCTATCCATGATCGTGGGACTTTACAGAGACTACTTAGACTCACGAAAGTCCAGGGTGCAGACGAAAAACTGAGAAT ATATGATACAGCACAGCATCTTGTGTCAGTACTCGACAGCCTTGATCCGCAGCCAACTTTAGAAGCACGTCAAGTAGCCAAGCGCCTACATCAACACCTTACTTCGAATGGTATTATGAAACCATTGCGTGATCTTGCGATCTCAGAACTACATACTCTGGGAGAGGGTGTATCACACGACGTGAACTCCAGCCTCGTTCAGCTCCTCGAGCTGAATGGCACTGACGAGGTATTGCGTGTCCCCATCTTCACACAGCTTCTGCAACGAGAACAGTCTCCGGTTGAATGTTCTATCTGCACTGAACCTGTCTATGATCTAATTGGCGAAGCCTTGAGCAAATGGGATACCATTTGCAGTGATTACGATGGGGACTGGAAGTGGAAGGTTCTTCCTTTCCCTCTCAAGCTTGAACAGAGGTGCTCTCATACTGTTGACTTCTGCACGGAGTGCTTAGAGAACTATATTGAAGCCCAGCTTGATCAACATGGAAGAGCTGGATGCCATCTACTTACTTGCCCTTCCTCCGATTGCGGTCGGCGACTTGAATACGACGAGGTGAAACTATATGCGCGACAAGAGACATTTTCGAA ATACGATGAATACTTGAAACTTGAGGCTTTGAGCAAGTTGCCTTCTTTTCGATGGTGTCTTGCTGAGAATTGTTCCTATGGTCAGATACATGACCTAATCGAGAGTAACCACGTCTCATGCGAGGAATGTGGCTACGAGATGTGCTTTGAGCACCAAATGAAATGGCATAATGATTTGACCTGCGAAGAGTTTGATAGCATGGAGGAGAATGGAGACCCTCGGTTCCGTGAAACTCGAGACTGGGTAAatgccaacaccaagcagTGCCCTTCATGCGGAGTCAATACACAGAAAGGCCCAGGTTGCTTTCACATGACTT GTACGCTATGTCGCCATGAGTTCTGCTGGGAATGTCTTGCGAGCTGGAGCGATATCATGCCGAGATCGGGACAGTACAATCAATCAGCTCATCGAGATGGCTGTTACTTCAGGTCCAGTAATCGACAACCTACACAGGTTACTGGGGAGCATGTACCTATTAGATAA